A genome region from Rattus norvegicus strain BN/NHsdMcwi chromosome 17, GRCr8, whole genome shotgun sequence includes the following:
- the Prelid1 gene encoding PRELI domain-containing protein 1, mitochondrial has translation MVKYFLGQSVLRSSWDQVFAAFWQRYPNPYSKHVLTEDIVHREVTPDQKLLSRRLLTKTNRMPRWAERLFPANVAHSVYILEDSIVDPQNQTMTTFTWNINHARLMVVEERCVYCVNSDNSGWTEIRREAWVSSSLFGVSRAVQEFGLARFKSNVTKTMKGFEYILAKLQGEAPSKTLVETAKEAKEKAKETALAATEKAKDLANKAATKQQQQQLV, from the exons ATGGTGAAGTATTTCCTGGGCCAGAGCGTGCTCCGAAGTTCCTGGGACCAAGTGTTCGCTGCCTTCTGGCAACGGTACCCGAATCCCTATAG CAAACATGTCTTAACCGAAGACATAGTGCACCGGGAGGTGACCCCTGACCAGAAGCTTCTGTCCCGGAGACTCCTGACCAAGACCAACAGGATGCCACGTTGGGCAGAGCGACTGTTTCCCGCCAACGTTGCTCACTCGGTGTACATCCTGGAGGACTCGATTGTGGACCCACAGAATCAGACCATGACCACCTTCACTTGGAACATCAACCACGCCCGGCTGATG GTGGTGGAGGAACGATGTGTTTACTGTGTGAACTCTGACAATAGCGGCTGGACCGAAATCCGTCGGGAGGCCTGGGTCTCCTCTAGCTTATTTGGTGTCTCCAGAGCTGTCCAG GAATTTGGTCTTGCCCGGTTCAAAAGCAATGTGACCAAGACAATGAAGGGCTTTGAATACATCCTGGCCAAGCTACAAG GTGAGGCCCCTTCAAAAACACTTGTTGAGACAGCCAAGGAGgccaaagagaaagcaaaggagaCCGCACTGGCAGCTACAGAGAAGGCCAAGGACCTGGCCAACAAGGCCGCcaccaagcagcagcagcagcagctcgtatag
- the Rab24 gene encoding ras-related protein Rab-24: MSGQRVDVKVVMLGKEYVGKTSLVERYVHDRFLVGPYQNTIGAAFVAKVMCVGDRTVTLGIWDTAGSERYEAMSRIYYRGAKAAIVCYDLTDSSSFERAKFWVKELRSLEEGCQIYLCGTKSDLLEEDRRRRRVDFHDVQDYADNIKAQLFETSSKTGQSVDELFQKVAEDYVSVAAFQVMTEDKGVDLSQKANPYFYSCCHH, translated from the exons ATGAGCGGGCAGCGCGTGGACGTCAAGGTGGTTATGCTGGGCAAGGAATACGTGGGCAAGACGAGCCTGGTGGAACGATACGTGCACGACCGCTTCTTGGTGGGGCCCTATCAGAAC ACCATCGGGGCTGCTTTTGTGGCCAAGGTGATGTGTGTTGGAGATCGGACGGTGACTCTGGGTATTTGG GACACAGCAGGTTCCGAGCGCTACGAAGCCATGAGCAGAATCTATTACCGGGGTGCTAAAGCTGCAATTGTCTGTTATG ACCTCACCGACAGCAGCAGCTTTGAGAGAGCCAAGTTCTGGGTTAAGGAGCTCCGCAGTTTAGAAGAG GGCTGTCAAATCTACCTGTGTGGCACTAAGAGTGATCTGCTGGAGGAAGACAGGCGGCGCCGTCGTGTAGACTTCCATGACGTTCAGGACTACGCTGATA ATATCAAAGCCCAGCTCTTTGAAACATCCAGCAAGACAGGCCAGAGTGTGG ACGAGCTCTTCCAGAAAGTGGCAGAGGATTACGTCAGTGTGGCTGCTTTCCAGGTGATGACAG AGGACAAAGGCGTGGATCTGAGCCAGAAGGCAAACCCTTACTTCTACAGCTGTTGTCACCACTGA